The Rickettsia helvetica genome has a segment encoding these proteins:
- a CDS encoding Rpn family recombination-promoting nuclease/putative transposase codes for MKNKKFPFIYYLVFYNGIQKYTAPLNLWELFENSELVKATWINDYRLINVHEIPDEKLKENTWSGILQFFMKHIHKRDLLKRW; via the coding sequence ATGAAAAACAAAAAATTTCCTTTCATATATTATTTAGTGTTTTATAATGGCATACAAAAATATACTGCTCCTTTAAATTTATGGGAATTATTTGAAAATAGTGAATTAGTAAAAGCTACTTGGATTAATGATTATCGGCTAATTAATGTTCATGAAATTCCTGATGAAAAATTGAAAGAAAATACTTGGTCCGGAATTCTACAATTTTTTATGAAGCATATTCATAAACGAGATTTGTTAAAGAGATGGTAA
- a CDS encoding group II intron maturase-specific domain-containing protein gives MNIASTTVELIRQLNSKLRGWVHYYKYEIMKYLPIVRHVKVKMNATIYDPAYKKYFEKRERLKRNSSHVHWVHNKTLHLVGGR, from the coding sequence ATGAATATTGCATCAACAACTGTAGAATTAATACGCCAGTTAAACTCTAAGTTAAGAGGATGGGTACATTATTATAAATATGAAATAATGAAATATTTACCGATTGTAAGACATGTTAAAGTGAAAATGAATGCTACAATATATGATCCAGCATATAAGAAATATTTTGAAAAGCGTGAGCGACTCAAAAGAAATTCATCACATGTGCATTGGGTTCATAATAAAACGCTCCATTTAGTGGGGGGAAGGTGA